ATCCCCTTTGCTAAGAGCTAACAGATCCCTTGCCTCTTCTTCAAATTATATAAGAAAGTCTCTTGGCTGATGGTGGGTTAAATTTAACTGGGCAATAGCATTCAACGTATAACTTTAAGAAAATTTTCTATTGATTACGGAATTGAGATGACATCCCTTGAAGTCATAATCGTCATCACACAAATTTTTTAGCTCCTGACTGAACTTCTTCCTTTATCAAATGATTAAAACTACAAAGGAGATAAATTAATATGAGCGAAAATCATAACTCACAACCTACAAAAAATAGACCACAACCTCCTAAAACAATAGGAAAACCACCTAAGACCGAATTCATTAACTCCGAACAACAGCCAACAGCATCAGAATTATCAGATATTAATTGATCAAAAGGTTATGATACGAATGGCACTAAGAAAAGCTGAAACACTTGTGGTTAAGCAGTTTTTAATTGCTTTCGTAATTCATGCCGGGGTTTGGTCATCAAGGGATAAATTTTTGGGCGACGTTTACGAACTCGTGGTTCATTTCTAGCGGGGCGATCGGGAACAGCCTTGTGAGCAATAACTTTAAGTAAAGTGCGATAAATTCGTTGACGTTTTTTAGAATCAGCGGCTAACAATTCGGGAATAAAGTTATTTAAATGATGGCGAGTACCTTGTCTCGACTTGCGTAATGGAGGAGTACAATAAGTAGTGCCTGCCGACCACATCAAACTACGAAGTAGATTGTAAGCAAGCAAATAAACGTAAATTTCTTTGCGTACCATTGAGGGACTTTTACACCGCAAAACATCCATTAAGAGAGTAGTTTTAAGATGTCTTAAATCTAGCTCAACATCCCACCGCTTACCGTAAAGCCCAACAAGTTCCAGAGTAGAATAAGTTGTTGTATCTAAGAGAGTAGTGATTAAACTGACTCTTTGGGTACGGAAACCAGGAATAACAATGTAATAGTAAATCTCTCGCACAGTTATAGTTTGAGGTAGAGCATCAAATTCATCCTTGCTCAATCCTTTTGGGCAACTTTTAGGTTTGTACCAAGTTACTAGTTTGTCACAATCTCCAACAATTTTACCTTTGCGTATGGATGTTGTTCGAGCTTGATGCTTACGGAATATGGCATCACAATTAAGTTTTAACAAAGCGACTATATCAGCGTAAGCGCAAAAAGCTCTATCTCCTAACAGAATATCTCCATGATTAAGAAACTGATATAGCTGACGAGCTAATTTAATATCATGAGTGTTCAGAACATCGATACATAGAGCAATCGCGGCTCCCGTCGCTAAACTGAATATTACACCGATTTTCGCAATTGGGAATCCACACCCAAGCTTTTGGCTACTAGGTTGGGGATATGCTTTCTGGTTTTCGGCAGTATCAGGCATTGATACCGTAGACCCATCTATTACTTTCACATTTCGACCACACCATAAATATTCTGTTGTCACTTTTGCTTCTAAATTATCTGCCGCTTTTTTAAAAAGCTTTTCTAATAATTTTTCTGGTAATCTAGAGCGTGCTTGGCAATAAGCACTTGTATCGGTAGAGGGAATTTCTACTATTTGTTCTGCCAAATGAGCAATTATTTTACTGACTGCATTGTGGCAACTTTTATCAGGATCTAAAACTTGAGATAAAAATGCCCACAAAGTTACTATAGGGTCAAATAATCGCTTCTTATATCTAATTTTTAGTTCCGCAATGGCTTGCTCAATTACAGATTCTGGTAACAGCTCTTGAAAAGGCAATCCTAAACTTTGATTAAATTTATCCTTGAGGATTTGTACGCGTAGTGTCACAGTAGTACTAGTTATATTTGCTTACTCGTCTGTCAGAAAGTATTTCATGAACGAGTAAGCTTTTTCTAGCTAGCACAAAATTTACATAACCCTTACATCTCATCCCCCTCTCTGTACAGCGAAGCGATCGCTATGCGCGATGCCTACGGCGTAGTTTACCGCCGTAGGCATCGCTTCCATGAAACTGCATCAAAGACAATTGCCTAAGCCATCCCAACACTTTTGAATAGCTTTTAAAGCTGTAGTCCTTATTCCACATAGCTTAGAGCTTTTCTTAGTGCCATTCGGTTATGATACCAAACTTCAAAAAACTAGCCATTGAAGATATCTATCTTCAAGAAATTCAACTTACAGACACTGAAGCTCAATCTATTAATGGTGGTTCACCAACTTTACCACTGCCACCACCTAGTAGTAAATTTTCGTTATTTTCCCTTGACTGGGTAGCAATCCAGCCCCAACCTCTCCCTCCTGGAGTTTTTTGGGATCAACGCCAAAAAGTTAGATCATCGTGAAATGAGCTTTCTTAGGCAGAGGGGAGCAGGGGGGGTAAAGAGAAATTTTTAGTAGATTTTACTACCGCAACCCCCCTGAATACACTGTTTTATTTCTTTCTTCTGCCTCAAGAGCTTACCCACCTCACCTAACGCTCTTCCATCACTCTAGGCAGAGGAAAAACAATGGCCTGTTGTGCCTCCGGCTTCCTCCCTGACTTGCAAGCTGCCACAAACACGGCTTCCGTTGACTTGACTCCCTTCCAAGTGCGTAACGCTTCTTTGAGATAGGCGATCGCACAGTTTTAGGATGAGCCAGTGGCAAAGATAACCTTATTTCTTTAGTTCGGTTCCACTCTCAAATAAAATTGTGTAGCCACAAACTTAGTATCTCTCTTGGTTGGATCTACGTTTTCTACTACCTCAATTTTACCTACAGCAATCAAACCTTGATCGAAAATTTCGCTTGTTGCTGCGTCAAGTTGTTTTTGTGTTGCACCCGTTTGACTCAAATCGATTGACGAAACTTGAGAAATATAAGGCTTATTTAGAACCAGATTATCTGTGGAGAAGCAAGGAGTTGTGATGCAACGAATGCCATTGTCTTTTAGTGCCACAAAAGTACCTTTTGCTGGGACACTTGTCGCGGCATAGAAAGCTTCTTTTACTCTCAAATTCCCAAACTCACCGAATCGAGGAAATGTTACTGGAACGATATTACCTCTGAGAATCACACGGCTACCATCATCATTTTGAATTTTTACCAGTTGGGAAGGTGGGACTTTCAGGGAACTCCAATCAATTGCAGACACATAACATTCGGAGCGAAAAACACCATCTAAGCAAGGAGTAGCTTTCAAGTTTACCTGCTTAATAAAATATCCACCGCATATTGGAAAAGCACATTTGCGAAAATCTCTTCGCACTGTGTAATATCCCCATTGGGGAAACTCTTGATTTTCGACAGTAGCGGCAACAGAATCAGTAGTGTCTGGAGTAGAAATGCTTTGGGCAGATGCTTTGGAGAAAAATGCGTTACTAATAACTAAAGCACTTAATAGAGAAATGATTGAGTATTTGTAGTTAAGCGATATTTTGTTCATGGAAGCTTTAATTTTGTTTAAGGGTTCAATACTTTTGTTAAAATAAGAGTTGAGAAAATTGCTGCTAAATACAAAAAAAATTATACCACTATCATCTATGTAATATTTTGGCGAATTGTTACAATTTTCGGAATGATTCAAGAAGAATTCAGCTATTGTGAATATATCTGTCAGACGCGATCGCATTACTTGACTAGAACTTGCCTTGGTGTTTGATTAGCGTAGACGTGAAACGGCTTGCTTGTCGCTAGACATCGCTTCCTTGGAAGAGAATTCATTTCCAGCAACAGACGCGGCAAAACAAGTGCGTTCATGACAGCCTTTCGGTTCAACACCACAATCCTGGCTTTCTCCTATCAATAAAGCAGATTCACCCTGTCCAGCTTCTACAGGGAGCAATGCGATTTTGTGAGGTGCTTAAAATTCGGGTGCTAAATCACGTATTTAGGGGTGCGTAGGCGCAGCCCGCCGTTAGGCATCGCAGCTAAATAACTGTTTTTATTGAGAATCTAGCTCTGTAACTGAGAATTAAAGTCCGATCTAACAAAATCGCATCGCTCCCGCTTCTACAAGCGTTAGCGTCGTGCAGTCAGTCGCCGTAGGCGAATCTTCAAGTTCTGATGCGCTGCGTATCGGCGCGCCATCGTTTTTAAGAGTGTTTATTCTTTTTCAGCAGTTCTGATTCCAGTTTACCTAATTAATGACACGCCCTAATGATGAATGGTGAGATGAGATACGTCATGTAATTAAAATGCCACTAACTTTGTCCCTATTCATAGTCGCTTTGTAGTCCGAATCACCCACAGCGAGAAAAAGTTCGTAATTTCCCACAGCAATCGCATCCAAAATAGTCTGCAAACAAT
This Nostoc flagelliforme CCNUN1 DNA region includes the following protein-coding sequences:
- a CDS encoding DUF6748 domain-containing protein; amino-acid sequence: MNKISLNYKYSIISLLSALVISNAFFSKASAQSISTPDTTDSVAATVENQEFPQWGYYTVRRDFRKCAFPICGGYFIKQVNLKATPCLDGVFRSECYVSAIDWSSLKVPPSQLVKIQNDDGSRVILRGNIVPVTFPRFGEFGNLRVKEAFYAATSVPAKGTFVALKDNGIRCITTPCFSTDNLVLNKPYISQVSSIDLSQTGATQKQLDAATSEIFDQGLIAVGKIEVVENVDPTKRDTKFVATQFYLRVEPN
- a CDS encoding IS4 family transposase encodes the protein MTLRVQILKDKFNQSLGLPFQELLPESVIEQAIAELKIRYKKRLFDPIVTLWAFLSQVLDPDKSCHNAVSKIIAHLAEQIVEIPSTDTSAYCQARSRLPEKLLEKLFKKAADNLEAKVTTEYLWCGRNVKVIDGSTVSMPDTAENQKAYPQPSSQKLGCGFPIAKIGVIFSLATGAAIALCIDVLNTHDIKLARQLYQFLNHGDILLGDRAFCAYADIVALLKLNCDAIFRKHQARTTSIRKGKIVGDCDKLVTWYKPKSCPKGLSKDEFDALPQTITVREIYYYIVIPGFRTQRVSLITTLLDTTTYSTLELVGLYGKRWDVELDLRHLKTTLLMDVLRCKSPSMVRKEIYVYLLAYNLLRSLMWSAGTTYCTPPLRKSRQGTRHHLNNFIPELLAADSKKRQRIYRTLLKVIAHKAVPDRPARNEPRVRKRRPKIYPLMTKPRHELRKQLKTA